Proteins from one Syngnathus scovelli strain Florida chromosome 9, RoL_Ssco_1.2, whole genome shotgun sequence genomic window:
- the LOC125975594 gene encoding transmembrane protein 222-like, which yields MADADNINIMKNYHGDLLGNDKKNSRYPYCIVWTPIPILSWVLPFIGHMGICTSSGIIRDFAGSYFVSEDNMGFGRPTKYWKLDVNKVRGNGAATWDQAVYDASEEYKGRQHNLCFDNCHSHVAMALNLMRYDNSSSWNMIKLCFGSLFHGKYVSWSAFLKTWLPFILLCVVISMVILTFNLQ from the exons ATGGCGGATGCCGATAACATCAACATTATGAAGAACTATCACGGAGATTTGTTGGGAAATGACAAAAAGAACAGCCGCTACCCCTACTGCATTGTCTGGACCCCTATTCCTATTTTATC GTGGGTGCTGCCTTTCATTGGCCATATGGGAATTTGCACCTCTTCCGGAATCATCAGAGATTTTGCAGGATCTTACTTTGTCTCG GAGGACAATATGGGCTTCGGGAGACCAACaaa GTATTGGAAACTTGATGTGAACAAAGTGCGTGGCAATGGTGCTGCAACTTGGGACCAAGCCGTTTATGATGCATCTGAGGAATACAAAGGCAGACAG cACAACCTCTGTTTTGATAACTGCCATTCCCACGTCGCCATGGCCCTCAACTTGATGCGCTATGACAACAGCTCCTCTTGGAACATGATTAAATTGTGCTTTGGCTCTCTTTTTCATGGCAAATATGTGAG CTGGTCCGCGTTCCTCAAGACCTGGCTGCCCTTCATCCTTCTCTGCGTCGTAATCAGCATGGTCATCCTCACGTTCAACCTGCAGTAA
- the LOC125975565 gene encoding trophoblast glycoprotein isoform X1, giving the protein MCISAVCVFFGLLFCVRSLCLGCPGGCECFAVTHAVKCISKDLLMVPQMIPGYAKTVVITGNNIYKIGPDSFTELENISKVILSNNRMTEMGSHSFSTLINLRFLDLSDNQLSIIHPEALSIPGSPLQELNLSRSLYNFTALTDLTTALRWGDLRGLLRLDLSGNQLALLPLGMFSHLQSLQQLFLSNNSLMAVYSGTFSGMNNLEVLDLTRNAFRTFGTDDLKELEKLGNIRILLGKNPYICSCEIQSFVAWLNDSHARVDADSVRCASPKALANSRLRGLGSKVIGCIVPNQTEMTDLSLQTSYVFLGLVLGFVGMVFLFVLYLNRKGMKRWIVEMRDACHDVMEGYHYRYEIDSDPRLGHISAENGVSRARQHVGVSLSQLPPNDTCIITEDAQVKPLKSPSEARNVL; this is encoded by the exons atgtgtatttctgcagtttgtgtgttttttggatTACTTTTTTGCGTCCGATCTCTCTGCTTGGGTTGTCCCGGTGGCTGTGAGTGCTTTGCTGTGACACATGCGGTGAAATGTATCTCTAAGGATCTTCTGATGGTACCACAAATGATTCCAGGATATGCAAAGACTGTCGTCATCACGGGGAATAATATTTACAAGATTGGACCTGATTCCTTTACGGAGCTGGAGAATATTTCCAAagtcattttaagcaataatag GATGACAGAGATGGGATCGCACAGTTTCTCCACCCTGATCAATCTGCGCTTCCTGGACCTCAGTGACAACCAGCTGTCAATCATCCATCCAGAAGCTCTGAGCATCCCCGGAAGTCCTCTGCAGGAGCTCAACCTGAGCCGCTCTCTCTACAACTTCACCGCCCTGACAGACCTCACCACGGCTCTACGTTGGGGAGACCTCCGAGGGCTCCTCCGTCTTGACCTTTCGGGTAATCAACTCGCTCTTCTTCCTCTGGGGATGTTCTCCCACCTGCAAAGTCTACAGCAGCTCTTCTTAAGCAACAACTCACTGATGGCAGTTTACAGCGGAACCTTCTCCGGCATGAACAACCTGGAAGTGCTTGACTTGACCCGCAACGCCTTCAGGACATTCGGGACTGATGATCTCAAAGAACTGGAGAAGCTCGGGAACATCCGCATCCTTCTGGGTAAAAATCCGTACATCTGCTCTTGTGAGATCCAAAGTTTTGTGGCTTGGCTAAATGATTCACACGCTCGGGTAGATGCGGATTCTGTGAGGTGCGCCTCGCCAAAGGCGTTAGCCAACAGCCGACTCCGAGGGCTGGGGTCGAAGGTCATCGGATGCATTGTCCCGAATCAAACGGAGATGACTGACCTCAGCTTGCAGACGTCTTATGTCTTCCTCGGGCTCGTGCTCGGCTTTGTGGGCATGGTTTTTCTCTTTGTGCTCTACCTGAATCGCAAAGGAATGAAAAGGTGGATCGTGGAAATGAGAGATGCGTGTCATGACGTGATGGAGGGATATCACTACCGATACGAGATTGACTCCGACCCACGCTTGGGGCACATCTCGGCTGAAAACGGTGTCAGCAGGGCACGGCAGCATGTTGGAGTTTCTCTTTCACAACTGCCACCCAATGATACTTGTATTATTACTGAAGACGCACAGGTCAAACCTTTAAAATCTCCTTCTGAAGCTAGAAACGTCTTGTAG
- the LOC125975565 gene encoding trophoblast glycoprotein isoform X3 has product MCISAVCVFFGLLFCVRSLCLGCPGGCECFAVTHAVKCISKDLLMVPQMIPGYAKTVVITGNNIYKIGPDSFTELENISKVILSNNRMTEMGSHSFSTLINLRFLDLSDNQLSIIHPEALSIPGSPLQELNLSRSLYNFTALTDLTTALRWGDLRGLLRLDLSVYSGTFSGMNNLEVLDLTRNAFRTFGTDDLKELEKLGNIRILLGKNPYICSCEIQSFVAWLNDSHARVDADSVRCASPKALANSRLRGLGSKVIGCIVPNQTEMTDLSLQTSYVFLGLVLGFVGMVFLFVLYLNRKGMKRWIVEMRDACHDVMEGYHYRYEIDSDPRLGHISAENGVSRARQHVGVSLSQLPPNDTCIITEDAQVKPLKSPSEARNVL; this is encoded by the exons atgtgtatttctgcagtttgtgtgttttttggatTACTTTTTTGCGTCCGATCTCTCTGCTTGGGTTGTCCCGGTGGCTGTGAGTGCTTTGCTGTGACACATGCGGTGAAATGTATCTCTAAGGATCTTCTGATGGTACCACAAATGATTCCAGGATATGCAAAGACTGTCGTCATCACGGGGAATAATATTTACAAGATTGGACCTGATTCCTTTACGGAGCTGGAGAATATTTCCAAagtcattttaagcaataatag GATGACAGAGATGGGATCGCACAGTTTCTCCACCCTGATCAATCTGCGCTTCCTGGACCTCAGTGACAACCAGCTGTCAATCATCCATCCAGAAGCTCTGAGCATCCCCGGAAGTCCTCTGCAGGAGCTCAACCTGAGCCGCTCTCTCTACAACTTCACCGCCCTGACAGACCTCACCACGGCTCTACGTTGGGGAGACCTCCGAGGGCTCCTCCGTCTTGACCTTTCGG TTTACAGCGGAACCTTCTCCGGCATGAACAACCTGGAAGTGCTTGACTTGACCCGCAACGCCTTCAGGACATTCGGGACTGATGATCTCAAAGAACTGGAGAAGCTCGGGAACATCCGCATCCTTCTGGGTAAAAATCCGTACATCTGCTCTTGTGAGATCCAAAGTTTTGTGGCTTGGCTAAATGATTCACACGCTCGGGTAGATGCGGATTCTGTGAGGTGCGCCTCGCCAAAGGCGTTAGCCAACAGCCGACTCCGAGGGCTGGGGTCGAAGGTCATCGGATGCATTGTCCCGAATCAAACGGAGATGACTGACCTCAGCTTGCAGACGTCTTATGTCTTCCTCGGGCTCGTGCTCGGCTTTGTGGGCATGGTTTTTCTCTTTGTGCTCTACCTGAATCGCAAAGGAATGAAAAGGTGGATCGTGGAAATGAGAGATGCGTGTCATGACGTGATGGAGGGATATCACTACCGATACGAGATTGACTCCGACCCACGCTTGGGGCACATCTCGGCTGAAAACGGTGTCAGCAGGGCACGGCAGCATGTTGGAGTTTCTCTTTCACAACTGCCACCCAATGATACTTGTATTATTACTGAAGACGCACAGGTCAAACCTTTAAAATCTCCTTCTGAAGCTAGAAACGTCTTGTAG
- the wdtc1 gene encoding WD and tetratricopeptide repeats protein 1 isoform X1 has translation MNNVNITRDILHRQIQEKRTAGFQRSFHVTDPFIKRLGLEAELQGHTGCVNCLEWNENGDLLASGSDDQHAIIWDPFKLKKLTTMHTGHSANIFSVKFLPHSGDRILITGAADSKVHVHDLTVKETIHMFSDHTNRVKRIATAPMWPNTFWSAAEDGIIRQYDLRESGKHSQVLIDLTKLCSQLVEAKCLAINPRDNNYMAVGANGPYVRLYDIRMIHNSSRKSVNQWKSSAVRTFLESHMPVPDTAVQYYVAGHLPVKLMDYFNRLRVFVVTYVTFSPDGTELLVNMGGEQVYLFDLTHKQKPYTLLLPQKCQSSPDVQIGKTTNGVSNGIRLPASHIEFTESKMQLSSSDLPPHLEKIKQQANDAFARQHWTQAIQLYSLGIHHSGCNAVLYGNRAAAYMKRKWDGDHYDALKDCLKALTLNPEHLKAHFRLARCLFELKYMSEALQCLDDFKGKFPDQAHSSACDALDKDIKAFFTETESGGASSFRLQSTNQMEPITMDEFVFREQSLDYKHRYCGHCNTTTDIKEANFFGSKGQYIVSGSDDGSFFIWEKETTNLVRIMQGDESIVNCLQPHPSYCFLASSGIDPVVRLWNPRPETESENGRVVEDMEGAAQANQRRMNADPLEVMLLNMGYRITGLRGVGPDGSDDESSSDGQAQCRPS, from the exons ATGAATAACGTCAACATCACCCGAGATATCTTGCATAGGCAGATCCAA GAAAAGAGAACAGCAGGGTTCCAAAGGTCCTTCCATGTGACCGACCCCTTCATCAAGAGACTTGGCCTGGAGGCTGAGCTTCAG GGCCACACGGGCTGTGTGAACTGTTTGGAATGGAATGAAAATGGAGA TCTGCTGGCTTCGGGCTCGGATGATCAACATGCTATTATCTGGGATCCCTTCAAACTCAAGAAGCTTACAACTATGCACACAGGCCATTCAGCAAATATATTCTCTGTTAAG TTCCTCCCTCACTCCGGAGACAGAATTTTGATTACTGGTGCTGCGGACTCGAAGGTCCACGTGCATGACCTGACGGTGAAGGAAACCATCCATATGTTTTCGGATCACACCAACAGGGTCAAACGCATCGCCACAGCGCCCATGTGGCCCAACACCTTCTGGAGCGCTGCAGAAGATGGCATCATCAG ACAATATGACTTACGGGAGAGCGGAAAACACTCCCAGGTGCTGATCGACCTAACAAAGTTGTGTAGTCAGCTGGTGGAAGCCAAATGTTTGGCTATCAATCCACGCGACAACAATTACATGGCCGTAGGGGCCAACGGTCCCTATGTACGTCTCTATGACATTCGGATGATTCACAACAGTAG CAGAAAATCTGTAAATCAGTGGAAGTCATCTGCTGTGCGCACATTCCTCGAAAGTCATATGCCCGTCCCGGACACGGCTGTGCAGTATTACGTCGCAG GTCACCTGCCAGTGAAATTAATGGACTATTTTAACCGCTTGAGGGTCTTTGTGGTCACTTATGTCACTTTCAGTCCAGATGGAACTGAGTTACTTGTCAACATGGGCGGAGAACAG GTGTATTTGTTTGActtaacacacaaacaaaagccaTACACATTGCTGCTTCCACAAAAGTGCCAGTCATCACCTG ATGTGCAAATTGGGAAGACGACTAACGGCGTCTCCAATGGAATTCGTTTGCCTGCCAGCCATATTGAGTTCACCGAAAGCAAGATGCAACTTAG CTCCTCTGATCTTCCTCCACATTTGGAAAAGATTAAGCAACAAGCAAATGATGCATTTGCACGGCAGCATTGGACGCAGGCCATCCAACTGTATAGTTTGGGAATTCATCATTCTGGCTGCAACGCCGTGCTCTATGGAAACCGGGCCGCGGCTTACATGAAGCGGAAATG GGATGGAGAccactatgacgcactgaaggattgcctgaaggCACTGACTCTAAACCCGGAACATCTGAAGGCTCATTTCAGGCTTGCGCGTTGTCTCTTTGAGCTCAAGTATATGTCTGAAGCGCTGCAGTGCCTTGACGATTTCAAAGGGAAGTTTCCAGACCAAGCGCACAGCAGTGCTTGCGACGCATTGGATAAAGATATCAAGGCCTTCTTCACAGAGACGGAATCAG GCGGAGCGAGCTCTTTCCGATTGCAGTCTACGAATCAAATGGAGCCCATCACTATGGATGAGTTTGTTTTTCGAGAGCAGAGCTTGGACTACAAACACAGATATTGTGGTCACTGCAACACCACCACAGATATTAAAGAAGCCAACTTCTTCGGAAG CAAAGGCCAGTACATCGTCAGCGGCTCAGACGACGGCTCCTTCTTTATCTGGGAAAAGGAGACGACAAATTTGGTTCGTATCATGCAAGGGGACGAGTCCATAGTCAACTGTTTGCAGCCTCACCCCAGCTACTGCTTCCTGGCCTCCAGCGGTATTGACCCCGTGGTCCGATTATGGAACCCCAGACCAGAG ACCGAGAGTGAAAATGGCCGCGTGGTAGAAGACATGGAAGGCGCAGCTCAGGCCAACCAGCGGCGAATGAACGCCGATCCGCTGGAGGTTATGCTGCTCAATATGGGCTATCGCATCACAGGACTACGTGGCGTGGGCCCAGATGGTTCTGACGACGAGAGCAGCTCAGACGGACAAGCGCAATGTAGACCGAGCTAA
- the LOC125975565 gene encoding trophoblast glycoprotein isoform X2, translated as MCISAVCVFFGLLFCVRSLCLGCPGGCECFAVTHAVKCISKDLLMVPQMIPGYAKTVVITGNNIYKIGPDSFTELENISKVILSNNRMTEMGSHSFSTLINLRFLDLSDNQLSIIHPEALSIPGSPLQELNLSRSLYNFTALTDLTTALRWGDLRGLLRLDLSGNQLALLPLGMFSHLQSLQQLFLSNNSLMAVYSGTFSGMNNLEVLDLTRNAFRTFGTDDLKELEKLGNIRILLDADSVRCASPKALANSRLRGLGSKVIGCIVPNQTEMTDLSLQTSYVFLGLVLGFVGMVFLFVLYLNRKGMKRWIVEMRDACHDVMEGYHYRYEIDSDPRLGHISAENGVSRARQHVGVSLSQLPPNDTCIITEDAQVKPLKSPSEARNVL; from the exons atgtgtatttctgcagtttgtgtgttttttggatTACTTTTTTGCGTCCGATCTCTCTGCTTGGGTTGTCCCGGTGGCTGTGAGTGCTTTGCTGTGACACATGCGGTGAAATGTATCTCTAAGGATCTTCTGATGGTACCACAAATGATTCCAGGATATGCAAAGACTGTCGTCATCACGGGGAATAATATTTACAAGATTGGACCTGATTCCTTTACGGAGCTGGAGAATATTTCCAAagtcattttaagcaataatag GATGACAGAGATGGGATCGCACAGTTTCTCCACCCTGATCAATCTGCGCTTCCTGGACCTCAGTGACAACCAGCTGTCAATCATCCATCCAGAAGCTCTGAGCATCCCCGGAAGTCCTCTGCAGGAGCTCAACCTGAGCCGCTCTCTCTACAACTTCACCGCCCTGACAGACCTCACCACGGCTCTACGTTGGGGAGACCTCCGAGGGCTCCTCCGTCTTGACCTTTCGGGTAATCAACTCGCTCTTCTTCCTCTGGGGATGTTCTCCCACCTGCAAAGTCTACAGCAGCTCTTCTTAAGCAACAACTCACTGATGGCAGTTTACAGCGGAACCTTCTCCGGCATGAACAACCTGGAAGTGCTTGACTTGACCCGCAACGCCTTCAGGACATTCGGGACTGATGATCTCAAAGAACTGGAGAAGCTCGGGAACATCCGCATCCTTCTGG ATGCGGATTCTGTGAGGTGCGCCTCGCCAAAGGCGTTAGCCAACAGCCGACTCCGAGGGCTGGGGTCGAAGGTCATCGGATGCATTGTCCCGAATCAAACGGAGATGACTGACCTCAGCTTGCAGACGTCTTATGTCTTCCTCGGGCTCGTGCTCGGCTTTGTGGGCATGGTTTTTCTCTTTGTGCTCTACCTGAATCGCAAAGGAATGAAAAGGTGGATCGTGGAAATGAGAGATGCGTGTCATGACGTGATGGAGGGATATCACTACCGATACGAGATTGACTCCGACCCACGCTTGGGGCACATCTCGGCTGAAAACGGTGTCAGCAGGGCACGGCAGCATGTTGGAGTTTCTCTTTCACAACTGCCACCCAATGATACTTGTATTATTACTGAAGACGCACAGGTCAAACCTTTAAAATCTCCTTCTGAAGCTAGAAACGTCTTGTAG
- the wdtc1 gene encoding WD and tetratricopeptide repeats protein 1 isoform X2, whose product MNNVNITRDILHRQIQEKRTAGFQRSFHVTDPFIKRLGLEAELQGHTGCVNCLEWNENGDLLASGSDDQHAIIWDPFKLKKLTTMHTGHSANIFSVKFLPHSGDRILITGAADSKVHVHDLTVKETIHMFSDHTNRVKRIATAPMWPNTFWSAAEDGIIRQYDLRESGKHSQVLIDLTKLCSQLVEAKCLAINPRDNNYMAVGANGPYVRLYDIRMIHNSRKSVNQWKSSAVRTFLESHMPVPDTAVQYYVAGHLPVKLMDYFNRLRVFVVTYVTFSPDGTELLVNMGGEQVYLFDLTHKQKPYTLLLPQKCQSSPDVQIGKTTNGVSNGIRLPASHIEFTESKMQLSSSDLPPHLEKIKQQANDAFARQHWTQAIQLYSLGIHHSGCNAVLYGNRAAAYMKRKWDGDHYDALKDCLKALTLNPEHLKAHFRLARCLFELKYMSEALQCLDDFKGKFPDQAHSSACDALDKDIKAFFTETESGGASSFRLQSTNQMEPITMDEFVFREQSLDYKHRYCGHCNTTTDIKEANFFGSKGQYIVSGSDDGSFFIWEKETTNLVRIMQGDESIVNCLQPHPSYCFLASSGIDPVVRLWNPRPETESENGRVVEDMEGAAQANQRRMNADPLEVMLLNMGYRITGLRGVGPDGSDDESSSDGQAQCRPS is encoded by the exons ATGAATAACGTCAACATCACCCGAGATATCTTGCATAGGCAGATCCAA GAAAAGAGAACAGCAGGGTTCCAAAGGTCCTTCCATGTGACCGACCCCTTCATCAAGAGACTTGGCCTGGAGGCTGAGCTTCAG GGCCACACGGGCTGTGTGAACTGTTTGGAATGGAATGAAAATGGAGA TCTGCTGGCTTCGGGCTCGGATGATCAACATGCTATTATCTGGGATCCCTTCAAACTCAAGAAGCTTACAACTATGCACACAGGCCATTCAGCAAATATATTCTCTGTTAAG TTCCTCCCTCACTCCGGAGACAGAATTTTGATTACTGGTGCTGCGGACTCGAAGGTCCACGTGCATGACCTGACGGTGAAGGAAACCATCCATATGTTTTCGGATCACACCAACAGGGTCAAACGCATCGCCACAGCGCCCATGTGGCCCAACACCTTCTGGAGCGCTGCAGAAGATGGCATCATCAG ACAATATGACTTACGGGAGAGCGGAAAACACTCCCAGGTGCTGATCGACCTAACAAAGTTGTGTAGTCAGCTGGTGGAAGCCAAATGTTTGGCTATCAATCCACGCGACAACAATTACATGGCCGTAGGGGCCAACGGTCCCTATGTACGTCTCTATGACATTCGGATGATTCACAACAGTAG AAAATCTGTAAATCAGTGGAAGTCATCTGCTGTGCGCACATTCCTCGAAAGTCATATGCCCGTCCCGGACACGGCTGTGCAGTATTACGTCGCAG GTCACCTGCCAGTGAAATTAATGGACTATTTTAACCGCTTGAGGGTCTTTGTGGTCACTTATGTCACTTTCAGTCCAGATGGAACTGAGTTACTTGTCAACATGGGCGGAGAACAG GTGTATTTGTTTGActtaacacacaaacaaaagccaTACACATTGCTGCTTCCACAAAAGTGCCAGTCATCACCTG ATGTGCAAATTGGGAAGACGACTAACGGCGTCTCCAATGGAATTCGTTTGCCTGCCAGCCATATTGAGTTCACCGAAAGCAAGATGCAACTTAG CTCCTCTGATCTTCCTCCACATTTGGAAAAGATTAAGCAACAAGCAAATGATGCATTTGCACGGCAGCATTGGACGCAGGCCATCCAACTGTATAGTTTGGGAATTCATCATTCTGGCTGCAACGCCGTGCTCTATGGAAACCGGGCCGCGGCTTACATGAAGCGGAAATG GGATGGAGAccactatgacgcactgaaggattgcctgaaggCACTGACTCTAAACCCGGAACATCTGAAGGCTCATTTCAGGCTTGCGCGTTGTCTCTTTGAGCTCAAGTATATGTCTGAAGCGCTGCAGTGCCTTGACGATTTCAAAGGGAAGTTTCCAGACCAAGCGCACAGCAGTGCTTGCGACGCATTGGATAAAGATATCAAGGCCTTCTTCACAGAGACGGAATCAG GCGGAGCGAGCTCTTTCCGATTGCAGTCTACGAATCAAATGGAGCCCATCACTATGGATGAGTTTGTTTTTCGAGAGCAGAGCTTGGACTACAAACACAGATATTGTGGTCACTGCAACACCACCACAGATATTAAAGAAGCCAACTTCTTCGGAAG CAAAGGCCAGTACATCGTCAGCGGCTCAGACGACGGCTCCTTCTTTATCTGGGAAAAGGAGACGACAAATTTGGTTCGTATCATGCAAGGGGACGAGTCCATAGTCAACTGTTTGCAGCCTCACCCCAGCTACTGCTTCCTGGCCTCCAGCGGTATTGACCCCGTGGTCCGATTATGGAACCCCAGACCAGAG ACCGAGAGTGAAAATGGCCGCGTGGTAGAAGACATGGAAGGCGCAGCTCAGGCCAACCAGCGGCGAATGAACGCCGATCCGCTGGAGGTTATGCTGCTCAATATGGGCTATCGCATCACAGGACTACGTGGCGTGGGCCCAGATGGTTCTGACGACGAGAGCAGCTCAGACGGACAAGCGCAATGTAGACCGAGCTAA